TCTAAAATTGTAGAAGAAAGCTTAGATTTTCCTCCAGCCCATTTTACAAAGGGCTTTGCATCTATTGCCAATGGTTTCATCTCCTTAGTTAAATAAACTTAATTGTTGTTTTTTATTGGTTACTTCCTCAATTCTCGCCTTTGTGATTTCAATGAAATCTTCATTAAGTTCAATTCCAATTGACTTTCTTCCTAATGAATAAGCGGAGACTATGGTCGTTCCACTACCTGAGAAACAATCCAGAATCACATCATCTTCTTTAGTACTTGCTAGAATAATTCTATCCATAATTTCAAGTGGTTTTTGAGTGGGGTGTTTTCCATGATTCTTTTCTGATTGTTTAGTAGTAGATGTAGTCCAAACATCCTTCATTTGTTTTCCGTTATTTTGTTCTTTCATTAAATCATAATTAAAGTAATGTTTGGAAGAATGATCTCTTCTTGCCCAAATAATCGTTTCAGTTGAGTGGGTAAACATTCGACAAGATAAATTTGGAGCTGGATTCGATTTTTGCCAAGTAACATTATTTAAAACCTTGAAATCATTTTTTTGCAAAAGGTAACCAAGAGTGAAGATATTATGCATTGTACCAAAGACCCAGATAGTTCCGTCCTTTTTCAAAATTCTCTTTGCTTCTGAAAGTACAACCTGATAAAAATCTTCCATACTCATTACGTCATCAAGCTTATCCCAATCACCTTTGTCAACTGAGACCATTTTACCATTTTGACATGTAATTCCTCCGTTTGACAGAAAATAGGGTGGGTCAGTTATTATAGAGTCTGCAGATTCAGATTCAATATTTTTCAATACTTCTAAAGCGTTCCCCTGATATAAGACGACAGAATCATTTTGAAATACTTTATTGTTCATTACTGTCTCCTTGCATTTTCTTAGCTGTAATATGCTAGTTAGTATCATCTATTATAGCATATGGTTAGGGTGACATGGATAAGCTTTTTTAAAGAACTTCTAGTAGTTCAAAATATTATGAATTTTATCAATAACAATACGTGCGAACATGAATAATCAAGCTTATGATATGGTACAATCATTGTAAACGCTTGCTGATTTCTATAAAAAAATTTAATTTAGATGAGGAAGGTAATTGAAAGGATGAGTAATATAAAATTAACAACCAATCAAGCATGGCAAAAATTGCTAACTGAATATAATATTGTTCAGGAAGTTGAAGAAAATAGAACTTTTGAAATACTTTCTTCTGAAATAAAAGAATATCGTGAACCGAGATTAATGGCAAAATGGGATAGTTCAACTTTTTTACCGAAGAGTTTGAAAGATAAGGATTTAACAATATTACCTACAAGCCGATATAAATATACAGTAGGTGATTTTGAATTATATCAATCGATTCCTCCTGTGAAACAAAGCGTTGTGGATATGAAACGGGTGGTGTTACCTGAATTAGAAACGGTTGATGTTAATGATATCAATTCTGAAGCTAAAGCAATAAATGTTTTGAAAATTTCGAATGTACTCAATGATTTTTTAGGAGAGGAAAAATTATTAGAAACTTTCAATGGCAAAATGAGTGTTGGGAATTTTGATTTCAACGTTTTAAATAAGCGAAATGAATTAATTACACTAAATGTAGATAGAAGCCAATGTGAAATTGATGGAGGATTTGAAAGTGATCAGTCTGTCATCATAATGGAAGCCAAGAATATCCCAATGGATGATTTTATCATTCGTCAATTATACTATCCTTATCGATTATGGTTGAACAAAGTCAATAAGCCAATAAGACTGGTTTACTCAATTTATACAAATCAAATATTTAGATTGTATGAGTATCAATTTAATGACTATAATAACTACTCTTCAATTGAATTAATACAAAACAAAAATTATTCACTACAAGACACAACAATTACTTATGATGACTTATATGGTGTTTATCAGAATACTAAAGTTGTAACTGATGATGCGATTGATTCAAGTGAAGTACCATTCATCCAAGCAAATTCCTTTGAAAGAGTTATTTCATTAATGGAAAATCTTTACGACAATCCGATGACTGTTACTGGTGTTTCGATTCTATATTCATTTGATAAAAGACAATCGGATTATTATTTTAACGCATTAAGGTACTTAGGGTTGGCCGAAAGAGTTCTAGATGGTTCTGATAGAAGATCTTATATGCAGTTAACTAAAAAAGGAATTTATGCACATAATTTAAACTATAAAGAAAGGCAGTTATATTTATTAAGTGTGATTTTAGAACATAAGATTTTTAACGAACTATTTATCGAGAGCTTTAATCAGAAAAGTATACCTACAACAGATGGAATTGCACAATTAATTCTCAAGTACAAGGTTGTTGAAAATTTGGTTACCGCTAAACGAAGGGCAAGTAGTGTAAAGCGGTGGTTAGAGTGGATATTTAGTTTAGTTAGTGAGTAAATCAAAAAGCACACCTCCCCGAGATGTGCTTTTTCTATATTTCCTAATAACTCAAATCTTCCCCATTAGTTTCAATCACTTTTTGATACCAATAATATGAATCTTTCGGAATGCGTTCGTTTGAACCATGACCACGTTCGTCACGGTCGACGTAGATGACGCCATAGCGTTTGCTCATTTCAATCGTACCACAACTGACGATATCGATGATGCCCCACATGGTGTAGGCTAGGACTTCCACACCATCAGCAATTGCTTCGGCCATTTGTTCGAAGTGGCTGTTTAAGTAGGAAATTCGGTAGTCATCATGGACTTTGCCGTCTTCAACCACGTCACGTGCTCCAATGCCGTTTTCAGCAATAATAATTGGCAATTGATAACGATCATACATTTGGTTTAAAGAAATTCTTAGTCCTACTGGGTCGATTTGCCAACCCCATTCGCTGGATTCTAAATAAGGATTTTTATTTCCAGATACCAAGTTACCGCTTGTTTTTTCATGTTCTTTACTGGTTGTTGAAACCATGGACATGTAGTATGAATAAGAAATGAAATCAATGGTATTTGCTTTCAGAATCTCTAAATCGCCATCTTCAATCACAATGCTAATGCCTTTAGAGTCAAACATCCGTTTTGTATATGAAGGATATTTACCTCGAGCCATCACATCGATGTAGAAGTAGTTGGTATAGTTTTCATCTAAAATGGATTGCATGACATCATCTGGATGACTGGTTGCTGGGTAGCTTTCAAAACGGGCAATCATGCCGCCAAAGATGGCATCCGGTAAGATTTCTTTTCCGGCTTTAATCGCTAAAGCATTAGCTAAAAATTGATGATGCGTTGCTTGGAAAATGGCTTGTTCATAGTTTTCTTCTTGGTCTTTGATAATAGAAGCCCCGTTATATGGGTTGAATTTGCTGGCATTTATTTCATTGAATGGTAACCAGAAATCAACCAAATCACCTAAGTTTTCATACAAGGCTTTAGCGTAAGTCACGTAAAAATCAATCATTTGACGGTTTTTCCAACCACCATATTCGGTAATTAAATGAACAGGTGTATCATAGTGAAGAATCGTTACAAAGACTTTCATCCCTAAGCGTTTTGCTTCTTCAAACATACTTTTGTAATAAGCTAAGCCTTCAGCATTGGGTTCAGTTTCATCACCTTTAGGGAAAATACGTGACCAAGTAATGGATGTTCTAAAGACTTTCAGACCCATCTCGCTTAATAAACGTAAGTCTTCTTTATAAGTATGATAGAAATCATTGCCCCATCTAAACGGATAATGTTCAAGGTCTGTATCAGTTAAAGCTTTATTGAATAGTTCAGTAGTCATGTTGATGTTTCTGTTTTCGTCTCTTTGCGCGCGATTCCAATCAGCATCGAAATAACGTAAGTCCTGTGTGTTTAATCCTTTGCCGCCTTCATTCCATCCACCGTCTGCTTGAGAGCCACTAATTGCTCCGCCCCATAAGAAATTTTCTGGAAATTTGTTCGTCATTTTCTTCCTCCTATAATTAAATCTTTGCTAACAATTCGTCGTCTTTTTTCATCATGAAATAAGTGATCGCATAAGCTAATACAAAACTGACTAAAGCACTAATAATCGCGAAAATAAAGTTACTACTATTGTTTGGATCAATAAATATCGGTAAAGTAGTTAAGCCTGTTGGACCAAACTCAATCCGTTTAACGCCCGCAATCCCTGCGATTAAACCACCAATCCCACCAGCAATCAGCGCATACATAAACGGTTTCTTTAATTTCAAGTTTACCCCGTACATCGCAGGTTCTGTAATGCCGAATAAAGCAGTAATACCTGATGAGTTTGCGAGTGCTTTAAAGTTAGTGTCTTTGGCTAAACGTGCCACAGCTAATGCAGCTCCTGCTTGAGCCATATTAGCCACTAAGAATCCAGGTCCAATCATATCGAAGCCATTGGCTTGAATCGCCGTTAAGGTTAATGGAATGGTAACCGCATAGTGCATACCAAACATAATAAATACTGGTGCAAGAGCTCCAAAGATAAATGGTAATACCCAGGGGATATTTGTTTGAACGGTACTTAAAACACTTTCTAAAGCAGAACCAACGATGGTTCCTAGCGGACCAAGAATAACAAAGGCTAAAGGTACAGCAACCAGTAAAGTCAATAAAGGTTTGGTAAAGAACTTAATGGAGTTAGGTAAAACACGTTCACCAAATTTTTCAACATAAGAGGCTGCCCAAATGACTAAAATCGTTGGGATAACGGTTGAAGAATATCTAGCTAAAGTAACAGGTAATCCCATAAAGTTCACTGGATCCCCGGCAGCAACCATTTCATTATAAGTCGGGTGAACCATGAATAAGGCAATTGTTAAGCCCATCATTGGGTTCATACCAAATTTCTTAGCGGCATTGTAAGCCAAAAGAACTGGTAAGAAGTAGAATGGCGTATCCCCAACAAAGCTTAAAATTTGATACGTTTGACTTTCGGTTGATAACCAACCAACCATGGTAAGTAAGATTAAAAGCACTTTAATCATGGCTGCCCCTGTGATAGCAGGTAAGACTGGTGAGAAGATACCGGTAATTGTATCTAAAACGCGGTCTAAGAGAGATTTGTTTTCTGTATCTTCTGGGCTTTCTTCAGTTGTTTGAGTTTGTTGTGTTTTACCATCGAGTAAATGATCCACTTCATTATAGACAACAGCCACATTCGGACCAATAACGACTTGATATTGACCACCACTAACAATATAGCCGATAACACCATTGGTATTTTTGATGGTTTCCTCGTCAATTAATTCAGGGTTTTTGACATTAAAACGGAGTCTCGTCGCACAGTGATTGACTGCACTGACATTATCAGAACCGCCTATAGCATCTAGAATAGCAGAAGCTAATTCCTTTTCTTTCATAAATATCCCCCTTAAGGACAGTTCGTAATTCAAAATTTTTTCTATAAATCTTAGTTTTTTAACTGTTTTTTGTTGTTATATCAAGGAAAGCACAAAAAAACACTTGCCCCCTCCCCAATATCGGTTAAAATTGAATGTACAACCAATCAAGTTTGCCTTCAAAGGAGAAGATACAAGTGCCTGATTCAATTATAACCTATTTATTCCATATTATTAACCTTTTATGCGAAATTATTTTAGATTTATCCACTCAATTAGATAATAGCCTCGCTCACTCTAAATCCCCTGATTTGACGCCACCTAATCATTTAGATTATCAACGATTGACGGTCGATGATTTACCCATTATCAAATCCATGGATAAGAAAGATTATCGCTTATTACTTCAAGCGTATGAAGCGCTTCACGGAAAACCCTGTAAGCCG
This window of the Fundicoccus culcitae genome carries:
- a CDS encoding DNA-methyltransferase, coding for MNNKVFQNDSVVLYQGNALEVLKNIESESADSIITDPPYFLSNGGITCQNGKMVSVDKGDWDKLDDVMSMEDFYQVVLSEAKRILKKDGTIWVFGTMHNIFTLGYLLQKNDFKVLNNVTWQKSNPAPNLSCRMFTHSTETIIWARRDHSSKHYFNYDLMKEQNNGKQMKDVWTTSTTKQSEKNHGKHPTQKPLEIMDRIILASTKEDDVILDCFSGSGTTIVSAYSLGRKSIGIELNEDFIEITKARIEEVTNKKQQLSLFN
- a CDS encoding type II restriction enzyme, producing the protein MSNIKLTTNQAWQKLLTEYNIVQEVEENRTFEILSSEIKEYREPRLMAKWDSSTFLPKSLKDKDLTILPTSRYKYTVGDFELYQSIPPVKQSVVDMKRVVLPELETVDVNDINSEAKAINVLKISNVLNDFLGEEKLLETFNGKMSVGNFDFNVLNKRNELITLNVDRSQCEIDGGFESDQSVIIMEAKNIPMDDFIIRQLYYPYRLWLNKVNKPIRLVYSIYTNQIFRLYEYQFNDYNNYSSIELIQNKNYSLQDTTITYDDLYGVYQNTKVVTDDAIDSSEVPFIQANSFERVISLMENLYDNPMTVTGVSILYSFDKRQSDYYFNALRYLGLAERVLDGSDRRSYMQLTKKGIYAHNLNYKERQLYLLSVILEHKIFNELFIESFNQKSIPTTDGIAQLILKYKVVENLVTAKRRASSVKRWLEWIFSLVSE
- a CDS encoding family 1 glycosylhydrolase, producing MTNKFPENFLWGGAISGSQADGGWNEGGKGLNTQDLRYFDADWNRAQRDENRNINMTTELFNKALTDTDLEHYPFRWGNDFYHTYKEDLRLLSEMGLKVFRTSITWSRIFPKGDETEPNAEGLAYYKSMFEEAKRLGMKVFVTILHYDTPVHLITEYGGWKNRQMIDFYVTYAKALYENLGDLVDFWLPFNEINASKFNPYNGASIIKDQEENYEQAIFQATHHQFLANALAIKAGKEILPDAIFGGMIARFESYPATSHPDDVMQSILDENYTNYFYIDVMARGKYPSYTKRMFDSKGISIVIEDGDLEILKANTIDFISYSYYMSMVSTTSKEHEKTSGNLVSGNKNPYLESSEWGWQIDPVGLRISLNQMYDRYQLPIIIAENGIGARDVVEDGKVHDDYRISYLNSHFEQMAEAIADGVEVLAYTMWGIIDIVSCGTIEMSKRYGVIYVDRDERGHGSNERIPKDSYYWYQKVIETNGEDLSY
- a CDS encoding PTS transporter subunit EIIC, coding for MKEKELASAILDAIGGSDNVSAVNHCATRLRFNVKNPELIDEETIKNTNGVIGYIVSGGQYQVVIGPNVAVVYNEVDHLLDGKTQQTQTTEESPEDTENKSLLDRVLDTITGIFSPVLPAITGAAMIKVLLILLTMVGWLSTESQTYQILSFVGDTPFYFLPVLLAYNAAKKFGMNPMMGLTIALFMVHPTYNEMVAAGDPVNFMGLPVTLARYSSTVIPTILVIWAASYVEKFGERVLPNSIKFFTKPLLTLLVAVPLAFVILGPLGTIVGSALESVLSTVQTNIPWVLPFIFGALAPVFIMFGMHYAVTIPLTLTAIQANGFDMIGPGFLVANMAQAGAALAVARLAKDTNFKALANSSGITALFGITEPAMYGVNLKLKKPFMYALIAGGIGGLIAGIAGVKRIEFGPTGLTTLPIFIDPNNSSNFIFAIISALVSFVLAYAITYFMMKKDDELLAKI